Part of the Bacillus cereus group sp. RP43 genome is shown below.
TTGTTTACAAGATATCAATGGGAATCTCCTGCTGAAAATAATATTTTTTTGATGATGTAAAAAAGAGATTACCTCAATTGAAGTAATCTCTTTTCTGGTGAATATCTCGAAATAGAGATAAATGATTAAAGTAAAACGTAAGCGCCAGGGCCGATTAAAGCTACACCAACTGCAACAGCGATTAACATTAAATTATACTCAAATCCGTTTTGTGTTACCCAGTAACCATTTTTTCCGTGAACTGTGAAGATTGCTACTAACATTGTTCCTACGATAAATAATGAACCAACTACAGTGAAAATACCTGCTGCGAATAAGAAACCACCTAATAGTTCAGTTGCGCCAGCCATAAATGCCATGAATACACCAGGGCGTAACCCGATTGATTCCATCCAGCCACCTGTTCCTTTTAAGCCATAACCGCCGAACCAACCGAATAATTTTTGAGCACCATGACCCATGAATGTAATACCTATAATAAGGCGAATAATAAGAAGACCGATATCCATCATTAAAAAACCTCCTAAAAGTTATTAACTTATCTTATGTAAGTAATGATAAAATAGTTACTTACTTTAGTCAAGTGGATTTCAACAAAAATTTGAAAGAAATTTTACAAATTAACAACAAAAAATAAAATGTAGTAAAGACCTCTAGACAAGTAAGTGAAAAAAAGAGAAAATATAAGTAGAAGTTAACTTCTTATTGTTATTCAGACAATCAGAATTGACTGGAATTTTGTGAGGCGCTACAATAAGAGTCTAGTAGTAATGGCATAATTTATTTCGAAAGCGTTTTTACAGTATAACATTCGAAGTATGAAGTCTTACGTGTATTTCGATCTTGAATAGAGATTGCCCTATAAACTTTTAGGTAAATTATAAGGAGGACTATCCTATGTTTAAAAAATTATTCGGTTTTGGTTCAAAAACAAATGAAGAAACAATCGTAGCTCCATTAACTGGAGCAGTGAAAAATATTGAAGAAGTACCAGATCCAGTATTCGCTGGTCGTATGATGGGTGACGGTGTTGCAATCGATCCTACTGAAGGTGTAGTTGTATCTCCAGTTGATGGTGAAATCGTACAATTATTCCACACGAAACATGCTATTGGAATTAAAGCGAAAAACGGTACAGAAATTTTAATCCACGTTGGATTAGAAACTGTAAAAATGGAAGGTGAAGGTTTCGAAGCTCACGTTTCTGAAGGACAAGCTGTAAAAGCTGGAGATAAATTAATCTCATTCGACTTAGAACTAATTCGTGAAAAAGCGAAAAGCACAATTACTCCAATCGTTATTACAAACACAGATGCAGCTGATTCTATTAAGACAACTGTAGGTGTAACAGCTACAAAAGGT
Proteins encoded:
- a CDS encoding DoxX family protein, yielding MMDIGLLIIRLIIGITFMGHGAQKLFGWFGGYGLKGTGGWMESIGLRPGVFMAFMAGATELLGGFLFAAGIFTVVGSLFIVGTMLVAIFTVHGKNGYWVTQNGFEYNLMLIAVAVGVALIGPGAYVLL
- a CDS encoding glucose PTS transporter subunit IIA produces the protein MFKKLFGFGSKTNEETIVAPLTGAVKNIEEVPDPVFAGRMMGDGVAIDPTEGVVVSPVDGEIVQLFHTKHAIGIKAKNGTEILIHVGLETVKMEGEGFEAHVSEGQAVKAGDKLISFDLELIREKAKSTITPIVITNTDAADSIKTTVGVTATKGSTEVMKVTMK